One window of the Asticcacaulis sp. SL142 genome contains the following:
- the clpS gene encoding ATP-dependent Clp protease adapter ClpS — MTIAVKSAGAVTAAGKGGTKTPDIKPDQAPFAVVDAKPKPQKPSLYRVLILNDDYTPMEFVVYVLERFFNKSREDATRVMLHVHQTGVGVCGVFTYEVAETKVAQVVDMARRHQHPLQCTMEKD; from the coding sequence ATGACGATCGCAGTAAAGTCAGCAGGCGCAGTGACGGCAGCGGGTAAGGGCGGGACGAAGACTCCCGACATTAAGCCTGACCAGGCCCCGTTTGCGGTTGTTGATGCCAAGCCGAAGCCTCAGAAGCCGTCGCTGTACCGCGTGCTGATCCTCAATGACGACTACACCCCGATGGAGTTTGTGGTCTATGTCCTTGAGCGGTTCTTTAACAAGTCGCGTGAGGACGCCACCCGCGTCATGCTGCATGTCCATCAGACGGGCGTGGGCGTATGCGGGGTGTTTACTTACGAAGTGGCGGAAACGAAGGTGGCTCAGGTCGTCGATATGGCCCGCCGACATCAGCATCCGCTGCAATGTACTATGGAAAAGGATTGA
- the clpA gene encoding ATP-dependent Clp protease ATP-binding subunit ClpA, whose protein sequence is MPSFSSALEDTLHRAVGHANAHHHEYATLEHLLLALIDDVDSAAVMTACNVDLSKLRVALNAYIETDLKSLVVPQSEEAKPTAGFQRVIQRAVIHVQSSGRDEVTGANVLVAIFSERESHAAFFLQEQEMTRYDAVNFIAHGIAKKPGASEPRAVRSASEDGAPSDEKSKGEKSTGDALAAYCVDLNEKSRHGKVDPLIGRHAEVERAIQILCRRTKNNPLLVGDPGVGKTAIAEGLAKKIVDGEVPEVLAGATIYSLDMGTLLAGTRYRGDFEERVKQVVKELEAHPNAVLFIDEIHTVIGAGATSGGAMDASNLLKPALASGALRCMGSTTYKEYRQHFEKDRALVRRFQKIDVNEPSPDDTIKILRGLKPYYETFHKLKYTDAAIKTAVELSARYITDRKLPDKAIDVIDEAGALQVILPESKRKKIIGPREIETVIAKIARIPSKSVSRSDTEALRDLEKDLQRVVFGQNDAIEQLSSAMKLARAGLRDPQKPIGCYLFSGPTGVGKTEVAKQLASTLGIELLRFDMSEYMERHTVSRLIGAPPGYVGHDQGGLLTDAVDQQPHAVVLFDEIEKAHADIYNILLQVMDHGMLTDAVGKKVDFRNVILIMTTNAGASDNQKNSIGFGRAKVEGEDDAAIKRLFTPEFRNRLDAIVGFKQLKAEVISQVVHKFILQLEMQLADRNITITLTDDAAKWLSENGYDELYGARPLARVIQEYIKKPLADEILFGKLIKGGHILVKLTDEGKIGFDITPAKDKNASKAEVVD, encoded by the coding sequence ATGCCATCATTTTCCAGCGCGCTTGAAGACACGCTTCATCGGGCCGTCGGGCACGCCAATGCTCATCATCATGAGTATGCGACCTTAGAGCACCTCCTCCTCGCCCTCATTGACGATGTGGACTCCGCCGCCGTCATGACCGCGTGTAATGTGGATTTATCAAAACTACGCGTGGCGCTGAACGCCTATATCGAGACCGACCTCAAATCGCTGGTGGTGCCGCAGTCCGAAGAAGCCAAGCCCACGGCCGGTTTCCAGCGCGTCATTCAGCGCGCGGTCATTCACGTCCAGTCGTCGGGCCGCGATGAAGTTACCGGCGCTAATGTGCTGGTCGCCATTTTCTCGGAGCGCGAGTCTCACGCCGCCTTTTTCCTGCAGGAGCAGGAAATGACGCGCTATGATGCGGTCAATTTCATCGCTCACGGTATTGCCAAGAAGCCGGGTGCGTCGGAACCGCGCGCCGTGCGCAGCGCCTCCGAAGACGGTGCGCCGTCGGATGAAAAATCCAAGGGCGAAAAGTCAACCGGCGATGCTCTGGCCGCCTACTGCGTTGACCTGAATGAAAAGTCGCGCCACGGCAAGGTTGATCCGCTGATCGGCCGTCATGCCGAGGTTGAGCGCGCCATTCAGATCCTGTGCCGCCGGACCAAGAACAACCCGCTGCTGGTCGGTGATCCGGGCGTGGGCAAGACCGCCATTGCCGAAGGTCTGGCCAAAAAAATCGTTGACGGCGAAGTGCCGGAAGTTCTGGCTGGGGCCACCATCTACAGCCTCGACATGGGTACACTTTTGGCGGGCACGCGTTATCGCGGTGACTTTGAGGAGCGCGTCAAGCAGGTCGTCAAGGAGCTTGAGGCCCATCCGAACGCCGTCCTGTTCATCGACGAAATCCACACCGTCATCGGTGCAGGAGCCACGTCGGGCGGGGCGATGGATGCGTCCAACCTGCTGAAACCCGCTTTGGCGTCGGGCGCTCTGCGCTGCATGGGCTCCACGACCTATAAGGAATATCGTCAGCACTTTGAGAAGGACCGCGCCCTGGTGCGTCGCTTCCAGAAGATCGACGTTAATGAGCCGTCGCCGGATGATACCATCAAGATCCTGCGCGGCCTCAAGCCGTACTATGAGACCTTCCATAAGCTGAAATACACCGATGCGGCCATCAAGACCGCGGTCGAGCTGTCGGCGCGTTACATCACCGACCGTAAGCTGCCGGACAAGGCCATTGACGTGATCGACGAAGCCGGGGCCTTGCAGGTCATCCTGCCGGAATCCAAGCGTAAGAAGATCATTGGCCCGCGTGAGATCGAAACGGTTATCGCCAAGATCGCCCGCATCCCGTCAAAGTCGGTGTCGCGTTCGGACACAGAGGCCCTGCGTGATCTTGAAAAAGACCTGCAACGGGTGGTCTTTGGCCAGAACGATGCCATTGAGCAACTGTCGTCAGCCATGAAACTGGCCCGCGCCGGCTTGCGCGATCCGCAAAAGCCGATCGGGTGCTACCTGTTCTCCGGGCCAACCGGTGTGGGTAAGACCGAAGTGGCCAAGCAACTGGCGTCCACGCTGGGGATTGAGCTTCTGCGCTTTGACATGTCCGAATATATGGAGCGCCACACCGTGTCGCGCCTGATCGGGGCCCCTCCGGGCTATGTCGGCCATGACCAGGGCGGGCTTCTGACCGATGCCGTCGATCAGCAACCTCATGCGGTCGTGCTGTTTGATGAGATCGAAAAGGCCCACGCCGATATCTACAACATCCTGTTGCAGGTCATGGATCATGGCATGTTGACGGATGCGGTCGGCAAGAAGGTCGATTTCCGCAATGTGATCCTGATCATGACCACCAATGCGGGCGCATCGGACAACCAGAAGAACTCGATCGGCTTCGGTCGGGCCAAGGTCGAAGGCGAAGACGACGCGGCGATCAAGCGTCTGTTTACGCCGGAATTCCGCAACCGTCTGGATGCCATCGTCGGCTTCAAGCAACTGAAGGCCGAGGTCATCAGCCAGGTCGTGCACAAGTTCATCCTGCAGCTGGAAATGCAGTTGGCGGATCGCAACATCACGATCACCCTGACCGACGATGCCGCCAAGTGGCTGTCGGAAAACGGCTACGACGAACTCTATGGTGCGCGTCCACTGGCGCGGGTCATTCAGGAGTACATCAAAAAGCCGCTGGCCGACGAGATCCTGTTTGGCAAGTTGATCAAGGGCGGTCATATCCTCGTCAAACTCACCGACGAGGGCAAGATCGGCTTCGACATCACCCCGGCCAAGGACAAGAACGCTTCCAAAGCCGAAGTCGTGGATTAA